The stretch of DNA GCGATATAAAGAAATTGGCTTCGAAAAACTGCAAGAAATTTGGCCTGAATTAGCGCAAATTGTTCCGGCAATTCGAGAACAAATCTCCATCGAAGCTTTGTACAGCGGTTACATTGATCGGCAGGAGGCGGATATTCGGTCGACGCAACGCGACGAGAATTTAAAACTGCCAGTGGACATGGATTATGCCGCAGTAGGTGGATTATCGGCAGAATTAATTGCTAAACTTTCCAAGGCACGGCCAGTTAATATCGCCGCCGCCAGCAAAATATCTGGCATCACACCGGCATCGATTGTCAATTTGCTACGTTATGTTAAGAAACAGCAACGCCGAAAACCCAAAGTCGAAAATGAAGCCGCGTAAATTTAAAATAGAGACTAATTTTGGAAAATAATATTCCAGAAAAAATATTAGATAAGATAACAAAAATTCAAATTGTTCCACGTGGAACAATTTGTAATTTTATTACATATTATGAATTACTCAAAAAATGGAATCCGAAAATAAATCTTGTGGCTAAGTCAACGTTAGATGATTTCTGGAACCGCCATTTGCTTGATTCGTTGCAGCTGTGCAAGTATGTTGAGAATGCATCCGACAAAATACTCATAGACCTAGGTTCGGGGGCAGGGTTTCCAGGTATGGTTTTGGCAATGATGGGATTTCTGGAAGTGCATTTGATTGAATCCGATCAGCGGAAATGCGCATTTTTAAATGAAGTTGTCCGCGAAACGAAAACCAAGGCGGAAGTTCATAGTCAGCGCATAGAAAATAATTTATCTAAAGGAAATATTGTAACCGCAAGAGCTCTTTCTCCTTTAAATGAATTATTGGCAATGAGCGAAGACAAATTACTGCCTGGCGGCGAATGTTTATTTTTAAAAGGCGAACAGTGGCAACAGGAAATAGAACAGGCAAAAAAAGATTTTTCATTTGATTGCACCGCGCATGAATCGGTCACCGACAAAAATTCACGCGTTTTGCAAATTAAAAATATAAAAAAAGTATAACTATGACCCAAACCACCAAAACCATTTTACTTTCCATCCTGTGCAGCGTTGCCGTGACATTATTGTTGGCGCAGTGGCTAGGATGGGGTGGCGCGGCGCGAAATCCGGTGGCGTCGGAAAAAACAAATTCGGTTGTAGCGGAATCAAGCTCGCTAATCGGCGGCGTAACGGGATTGGAGCGCGTACAGCAAACCAAAACTTTACGTTGCGGCTATATCGTTTTGCCGCCAGAGTTCAATAAAGACCCCAACACCGGGAAATTCGCCGGATTTTCTTATGACGCCACCGAAGAGGCTGCGCGCCGCTTGGGGTGGAAAGTCGATTGGAAAGAAGAAGTCAATTTTGCCACGATGAGCGAAGGGTTCAAAACAAACCGTTATGATGCATTGTGCTTTTCGTTGTACCGGTATTCGCCGATGGCGGCCATTTTCGATTATAGCATTCCGTTGTTTTATACCGGCACTTATATATATGCGCGCGCAAACGATTCAAGATTCGATAATAATATCGCCGCGATTAACAATGAAAATATAACCATCGCTACGATTGATGGCGAAATGAGCCAATTCATTGCTCGTGATGATTTTTCAAAAGCCAAAGTTTATTCTATGCCGCAAGGCACGGATTTGACCCAAATGATGTTGGCGGTAGAAACTGGCAAGGCGGATATCACGTTTAACAATACCGCCGCAGCCCAGCCTTATATACTGGCCAATCCCGGAAAAATTCATAATGTCGCGCCAAATTCGCCGATCCGCCTATTTTCACACGGCTTCGCATTCAAGAAGGGCGATGCGGCGCTGGTTTCGACGATGAATACCGTTTTCGAAGAAATGATCAATGACGGCACGATTGATAAAATTCTGACGGCGCACGAAAAAATCCCAGGAACATTCTTGCGTCCTGCGAAACCATACCAAGCTTCAAAAATGCAAAATAACTAACGGAGAGCAGACATGCCAAAATCGAAATTCAGCTTTTATGCGCAGGTATTTTTAATCGCCTTGATTGTAACGATCGCGGCGTATTTCTTGTTTCATAAATTAAACGGTATGCAAGGCATGGCCAGCGCGCCGGGCATGAATGCACAAAATTACGCGATGCAAAATAGCGGCACCGCCATTCCCGGCACCGCGCAAAATGTTGCCTTTGACCGCGTGATGCAAACCCGCGTTTTGCGTTGCGCCTATACAAACTGGGCGCCAATGTTGTCCCGCGATCCAAATACCGGCGCGATGTCCGGTATTTGGTACGATTATATGAATGAATTGGCCCGTTCGCTGGATATGCGGGTGGAATGGACACAGGAATTGAACAATGCTTCTTATCCAGGCGATATGAATTCGGGCCAATATGACGCGGAATGCACTGGCGGCTGGCAAACCGCGCAGGCCGGCAAATCGGTCGAATATACCGTACCGATGTTTTATTTCCCGGTAGTCGCGGTGGTACGCGAAGGCGATTGCCGTTTCGATCAATCGCTGACTTATATAAATGATCCCATGGTGCGTGTGGTTGCGGTCGATGGTGGATTGTCGCAAAATATTTTGCGCCGTAATTATGCCAATGCTTACATGGTGAATTTGCCGCCATCCGCCGATGAAACCGGCCAGCAATTATCGGCGGTTGAATCTGGCCAAGCCGATGTGGCATTTTTAAATTTATCGGTGGCGCATGAGTATATGTCGAAAAACCCCGGTAAATTCAAAGTCATTTCCCACACGCCGGCACAGGTAATTCCAGCCAATATCAGCGTTGCCGGCGGCGAATTCCGTTTGACAAATATGCTAAACACGGCCAGCCAAAACCTGGCCAACAGCGGATATATGACGGCGCTGCTGGATAAATACGATCCAAACAGTCAGGCTTTTTATCGCGTGACGCGTCCTTATCAAACACCGGATACAACCAAAAAACCGTTGACCAATTAACACTAAGTACCCTCCCCTTGAGGGAGGGTCAAAATCGCGTTGCGATTTTGGGGTGGGGTAAATGATAAAATTATCTGGGAAAAAAGTCAGCGAATGGATGAGGGAGCGCGGAAGAAGTTTAAGAAATGATATGACGCCTGCAGAAGTAATTTTATGAGAAGAATTGAAAGGGAAGAAATTAGAGGGATTAAAGTTTCGTAGGCAACAACCAATTCATAAATATGTGGCCGATTTTTATTGTGCGGATAGAAAATTGGTTGTTGAATTGGATGGGGTTTCTCATAATTTCTTAAGCATTTATGAGAATGATGTTAAGAAAGAAAAAGCACTGTTTGACCTTGGATTTACGGTAGTTCGCTTTGCTGATGAGGATGTGAAGAATAATATAGAAGGTGTGTTAACAGATATTAAAAAAGCGGCGGGGATATTATAAACCCCACCCCAAAGTTGCTAACGCAACTTTGACCCTCCCTCAAGGGGAGGGTAGAAGGAGAGAAAAATGACTCGTATAATATGCATAGCAAATCAAAAAGGCGGCGTGGGTAAAACCACCACCGCCATCAATTTGGCGACTTGCATGGCGGCGGTGGGGCGGCGCGTATTGGTGATCGATTTGGATCCCCAAGGTAACGCGTCGACCGGTCTTGGCCTGAATAAAAATCAACGCGCGGTCGGATCATACGAAGTTTTGCTGGGCCGCGCCGATTTGGCCGGCGCGATTCAGGAAACCAAAATCAAAAATCTGTGCGTGGTGCCGGCAACGCCGGATTTGGCTGGTGCCGAAATTGAATTGGTCGATATTCCAGGCCGCGAATTCAAATTGCGCGACGCCTTGCAAAAAGCGCGCGGCCTTTCCTGGCGCAGCAGTGAAATCAACGCGGCGAACGATGATGCATCGGCATCTTCCTTATCCACGTTTGATTTTATCATTATCGATTGTCCGCCATCGCTGGGCTTGATTACTTTAAACGCTTTGGTGGCGGCGAATGCATTGCTGGTGCCATTGCAATGCGAATTTTTCGCGCTGGAAGGCCTATCGCAATTGATCCGCACCGTGGAACGCATTACCGCGAAATTAAACCCGAGCCTGGAAATTCAAGGCGTGGTTTTAACCATGTATGATAAACGCAATAACCTATCCGCCAATGTCGAGGCCGATGTGCGCACTTTCTTTGGCGAAAAAGTCTATCAAACCATTATCCCGCGCAATGTTCGCGTATCCGAGGCGCCAAGTCATGGCAAACCGGTATTGTTATACGATCATAAATGCCCGGGGTCTGTGGCGTATATGCATTTGGCCAGCGAAGTTTTAAAACGCGAGGCAATGTTGGCGCAACGTATTGGAATTAATAAAGCAGCTTAATAATAGGTGTCAGGTTCCAGGTGTCGGGTGTCAGGTTTTATTGCCGGACCTGATACCTGGAACCCGATACCTGAAACCTGGAATGGAGTTAGAAATGATTGCAGAAAAAAAAGGATTAGGACGGGGCTTGGCATCGTTATTGGGCGATGAAACCAACGATTACGCGCAATTGGATAAATTGCGCAGCGGCGTGAAAAACATACCGATCGGGCAAATTCACCCGGGCAAATATCAACCGCGCCGCGATTTTGACGCCGACGCGCTGCAACAATTGGCCGATTCGATTAAATCCAAAGGCATTTTGCAACCAATCGTGGTGCGCCGCGATCCGAACGATTCCAATTCTTACGAATTGATCGCGGGCGAACGCCGTTGGCGCGCCGCGCAAAAAGCGCAATTGCATGAAATTCCGGTATTGATCAAAGATTTAAGTGATCGCGACGCGATGCAAATCGCCTTGATTGAAAATTTGCAACGCCAGGATTTGAATCCGATCGAAGAAGCCGAGGCGTTTCATCGTCTGACCGAAGAATTCGATCAAACCCAGGAAGATATTGCCAAAGGCCTTGGTAAATCGCGCAGTTATGTGGCGAATATCATTCGTTTGTTGGATTTGCCAAAAGTCGTGCGCGAATATTTGCGCGCCGGATCAATCACTGTTGGCCATGCTAAATTATTGGTTGGCCGGGCGGATGCTGAAACATTGACTAAACAGATTATCGACAATGGTTGGAACGTGCGTCAATTAGAAGCATCCATGGGCAAAGGCAAAATTCCAACCGCCGGCAGTGTTATTGGCATTGAAAACCGCGCCGGATTCACACCAGCCAATGATGTGGTCAAGGCATCAGCGCGCGATATCAACCGCGACGGGCCGGATGCCAATACCAGGGATTTGGAAAAACAATTATCGCAATTGCTGGGTATGCGGGTTGAAATCCGTTTTGCCGGCAAGGCCGGC from Alphaproteobacteria bacterium encodes:
- the rsmG gene encoding 16S rRNA (guanine(527)-N(7))-methyltransferase RsmG; translation: MTKIQIVPRGTICNFITYYELLKKWNPKINLVAKSTLDDFWNRHLLDSLQLCKYVENASDKILIDLGSGAGFPGMVLAMMGFLEVHLIESDQRKCAFLNEVVRETKTKAEVHSQRIENNLSKGNIVTARALSPLNELLAMSEDKLLPGGECLFLKGEQWQQEIEQAKKDFSFDCTAHESVTDKNSRVLQIKNIKKV
- a CDS encoding amino acid ABC transporter substrate-binding protein; amino-acid sequence: MTQTTKTILLSILCSVAVTLLLAQWLGWGGAARNPVASEKTNSVVAESSSLIGGVTGLERVQQTKTLRCGYIVLPPEFNKDPNTGKFAGFSYDATEEAARRLGWKVDWKEEVNFATMSEGFKTNRYDALCFSLYRYSPMAAIFDYSIPLFYTGTYIYARANDSRFDNNIAAINNENITIATIDGEMSQFIARDDFSKAKVYSMPQGTDLTQMMLAVETGKADITFNNTAAAQPYILANPGKIHNVAPNSPIRLFSHGFAFKKGDAALVSTMNTVFEEMINDGTIDKILTAHEKIPGTFLRPAKPYQASKMQNN
- a CDS encoding transporter substrate-binding domain-containing protein; protein product: MPKSKFSFYAQVFLIALIVTIAAYFLFHKLNGMQGMASAPGMNAQNYAMQNSGTAIPGTAQNVAFDRVMQTRVLRCAYTNWAPMLSRDPNTGAMSGIWYDYMNELARSLDMRVEWTQELNNASYPGDMNSGQYDAECTGGWQTAQAGKSVEYTVPMFYFPVVAVVREGDCRFDQSLTYINDPMVRVVAVDGGLSQNILRRNYANAYMVNLPPSADETGQQLSAVESGQADVAFLNLSVAHEYMSKNPGKFKVISHTPAQVIPANISVAGGEFRLTNMLNTASQNLANSGYMTALLDKYDPNSQAFYRVTRPYQTPDTTKKPLTN
- a CDS encoding DUF559 domain-containing protein, with the translated sequence MKGKKLEGLKFRRQQPIHKYVADFYCADRKLVVELDGVSHNFLSIYENDVKKEKALFDLGFTVVRFADEDVKNNIEGVLTDIKKAAGIL
- a CDS encoding ParA family protein yields the protein MTRIICIANQKGGVGKTTTAINLATCMAAVGRRVLVIDLDPQGNASTGLGLNKNQRAVGSYEVLLGRADLAGAIQETKIKNLCVVPATPDLAGAEIELVDIPGREFKLRDALQKARGLSWRSSEINAANDDASASSLSTFDFIIIDCPPSLGLITLNALVAANALLVPLQCEFFALEGLSQLIRTVERITAKLNPSLEIQGVVLTMYDKRNNLSANVEADVRTFFGEKVYQTIIPRNVRVSEAPSHGKPVLLYDHKCPGSVAYMHLASEVLKREAMLAQRIGINKAA
- a CDS encoding ParB/RepB/Spo0J family partition protein, giving the protein MELEMIAEKKGLGRGLASLLGDETNDYAQLDKLRSGVKNIPIGQIHPGKYQPRRDFDADALQQLADSIKSKGILQPIVVRRDPNDSNSYELIAGERRWRAAQKAQLHEIPVLIKDLSDRDAMQIALIENLQRQDLNPIEEAEAFHRLTEEFDQTQEDIAKGLGKSRSYVANIIRLLDLPKVVREYLRAGSITVGHAKLLVGRADAETLTKQIIDNGWNVRQLEASMGKGKIPTAGSVIGIENRAGFTPANDVVKASARDINRDGPDANTRDLEKQLSQLLGMRVEIRFAGKAGQLTIHYQDLDQLDDVITRLGKK